Genomic window (Cololabis saira isolate AMF1-May2022 chromosome 10, fColSai1.1, whole genome shotgun sequence):
attagggttagggttaggtcttggggttggggttaaaggttagggtcaggggttaggtgttaggggttaggggtcagaggtcagggttaGGTCTTGGTCTTGGGGTTTCCGATCACAGAAGAGGATGAAGAGTCGGTAGATTTTCAGGAGGGTTAGgtgttaggggtcaggggtcaggggtcagaggtcagagttaGAGTTAGGTCTTGGTCTTGGGGTGGGGGTTTCCCGTCACAGAAGAGGATAAATAGGCGGTAGATGTTCaggagggttaggggttagtgtTAGTTGTTGGGGTTAggtattagggttagggttaggtcttGGGGTTGGGGCTaaaggttagggtcaggggttaggtgttaggggtcaggggtcaggggtcagaggtaAGGGTCAGGTCTTGGTCTTTCGGTTGGGGTTGGTGTTGGGGTTTCCCGTCACAGAAGAGGATGAAGAGTCGGTAGATATTCAGGAGGGTCAGGGGTTAGTGTTAGTTGTTGGGGTTAGGTATTAGGGTTAGGtcttggggttggggttaaaggttagggtcaggggttaggtgttaggggttaggggtcagaggtcagggttaGGTCTTGGTCTTGGGGTTTCCGATCACAGAAGAGGATGAAGAGTCGGTAGATTTTCAGGAGGGTTAGgtgttaggggtcaggggtcaggggtcagaggtcagggttagagttagagttaggtCTTGGTCTTGGGGTTGGGGTTTCCCGTCACAGAAGCGGATGAGGAGTCGGTAGATGTTCGggagggtcaggggttagggttaggtgttGGGGTTAGGTATTGGGGTTAGGTATTGGGGTTAGGGTCAGGTCTTGGTCTTGGGGTTGGGGTTTCCCGTCACAGAAGAGGATGAAGAGTCGGTAGATGTTCGggagggtcaggggttagggttaggtgttGGGGTTAGGTATTGGGGTTAGGGTCAGGTCTTGGTCTTGGGGCTGGGGTGGGGGTTTCCCGTcacagaagaagatgaagagtcGGTAGATGTTCGggagggtcaggggttagggttaggtgttGGGGTTAGGTATTGGGGTTAGGGTCAGGTCTTGGTCTTGGGATTGGGGTTTCCCGTCACAGAAGAGAATGAAGAGTCAGTAGATGTTCAGGAGGGttggtgttagggttaggtattggggttagggttaggtcttGGTCTTGGGGCTGGGGTGGGGGTTTCCCGTCACAGAAGAGGATGAAGAGTCGGTAGATGTTCAGCACGACGACCAGAGCGTTCTTGATGGTGAAGAAGATGAGCATCTGATGCACCACGCTGAAGCACGTCATGACGGTGAGCCGGACCACCAGGAACGGTCCGTCCTGGATAAACAAACTCTCTACCGAGCTCCAGAGGTCGGACCGGTGGAAGGATAGGTGGGAGGTGGGATCGGACAAGTCGCCTGTGGAACCGTCCATCACTGTCGACAAAGGAGGCGGTTTCAGGTGGTTGCAGCAGAAACATCCTGCTGCCCCGTTATTGATCAATGAGATTAAAATAACTTCACTGTTAACTTCACTTCCTGCTTTATTGTGAAGgtcttgtgttttgtttgtttccttggcctgtaaatgtaaatgtactttattaatATAGCCCTTTGCAGCCATCTCTAGTTAAGCCAAAGGGCTTTACAGAATAAGCAGTCAAAAAGGCTTGGGTTATACGCTTGAACTTTAACCTGGGCTCCTCCAACAAAAGTTGGTTTGAGTATCTCATTCTGCCAGGCTCACGCACCGTTAAAAGCTCAGATAAAAAGGGTGGGGGGGCAAGGCCGTCgagggctttaaaaacaaacattaagagtttaaaatcaattctaaaatggACAGGAAGACGATGGAGTGAATAGAGGACCGGAGTGATATGCTCCTGTCTTTTAGTGTTAGTTAAAAGATGGGCAGATGCATTCTGCACTAGCTGAAGGCTAATAGAGGACTTGGAGACGCCAACATATAGAGCATTACAATAGTCTGATCTGGAGCTGATCAGAGCGGGAACAGCTTTCTCCAGGTCATGAGGATTTTAAAAAGATTTCCCTTTGGCCTGGAGGCGTAACTGATAAAAACTTGTCCTAACGACGTCATCAACTTGTCTGTCAAATTATCAAAAATCACCCCAAGATTTCTGACATCCGGACTGAAAGACGAGGATGAGGCACCAGCTAGTCGTCTCAGTTTCCCCAAACACAATGCTCTCTGTCTTGTCCTGGTTTCAGTGCAGGAAGTTCTGAGCCGACCGCTGCTGGATGTTAGCAATACATGCTAGCAGGGAACTTTGTGCATCAGTATCTCTGGGCTTCAATGGCAGATAGATTTGCAGATCATCTGCGTAACAGTGAAATAATATAATAGACCCAAGTGGTAACGTGTATAAAGAGAAAAGAATTGGACCAAGAATAGAACCTTGAGGCACGCCGCAGGAGAGAGTTCCTGATTGTtggcacctgtgtctcgtcagcccTATGAATACATCTTCTCCGGCCTTTCTGTTCCTCATTGCTGGTCTGTTTTTCCATCCTGTTGCTTCACTCTTCTCCTTTCAGTTTTTGAGTTTACCTAATGCTCACACTAGGATTAGCATTAGCAAATTAGCACAATGATTGGTTCTTTTTAGCTTCATTTTTCTCAGATAATGGCTTTATTCTACATCTGAAGGTGTATTTGCCTGAAGTTTAGACCCACATGACCTGATTATGTTGTTTTAGTACAGAAATACAGGGAGGTCACCTGAGAGATTTAGCGGGAACTGCAGCAtgctccaggtccagaccacCAGGATGATGTAGACCATCACTGGACTGCTCTCCCTGGACACACACAGATCACATGTATTGATCAATGAACAGGCTCTACATCGCCCCGTCCTGGTTTCCTCTACTCACCCGATGTCGGTCAGCGTCTCGGTGGTGAACTCCAGGAATCTACTCACCTGATGGTGAACTCCAGGAATCTACTCACCTGATGGTGAACTCCAGGAATCTACTCACCTGATGGTGAACTCCAGGAATCTACTCACCTGATGTCTCGGTGGTGAACTCCAGGAATCTACTTACCCGATGGTGAACTCCAGGAATCTACTCACCCGATGGTGAACTCCAGGAATCTACTCACCTGATGTCTCGGTGGTGAACTCCAGGAATCTACTCACCCGATGTCTCGGTGGTGAACTCCAGGAATCTACTCACCCGATGTCGGACAGCGTTTCCGTGGTGAACTCCAGGAATCTACTCACCCGATATTGGTCAGGGTTTCCGTGGTCAACTCCAGGAATCTACTCACCCGATGTCGGTTAGCGTCTCGGTGGTGAACTCCAGGGATCTACTCACCCGATGGTGAACTCCAGGAATCTACTCACCGATGGTGAACTCCAGGAATCTACTCACCGATGGTGAACTCCAGGAATCTACTCACCCGATATTGGTCAGGGTTTCCGTGGTCAACTCCAGGAATCTACTCACCCGATGTCGGTTAGCGTCTCGGTGGTGAACTCCAGGGATCTACTCACCCGATGGTGAACTCCAGGAATCTACTCACCGATGGTGAACTCCAGGAATCTACTCACCCGATATTAGTCAGGGTTTCCGTGGTCAACTCCAGGATTCTACTCACCCAATGTCGGTCAGCGTTTCCGTGGTGAACTCCAGGATGTCGGCTCCGGTTCCTACGAAGATGAGCAGCAGTTGGGACAGCTGGTCTCTGGTCAGGTTTCCTCCGGCTGGCAGCAGCCACTTCCCCACGATCAGCAGGACGATCAGGACCTGGTGCAGGGCCAGGATCCAGTCGTTGGGACACACCGAGGTCAGGGGGTCCTGGGGGGTAGAAGGAGACCAACCACAACCTCTTCCAGGTGACTCCTCAGGCTTTGATGAGTTAAGCCGTTCGTTTGGCCGTGCATGTTTTCCCTGCCGTTTTGAGaatggatttttttcatttcatttcatttccatCACAAACATGAGTGCTAGTGCCCGTATAGCTCAACGGGTTGAGGAGGCGACATATGTAAACCTTCTCCTGTACAGCGACGCGGGTTCATTTCCAGTGGCGCCATATTTTGCCTCCACTTCCTAcgtgtctgtctttcactgcagcTATCAAATAAAGTCGCAACCCTGAACTAGCTGTATCTTCTGATCCTGTAGTGTTTCTTACAATTACAGTTTCAGTTACAGTTTCATAAAGAGGCTAAAACAAACTCATCAGAGCCCTTTCCTTCAGGTTTCAGGCTAGGGACCCTTACAGCTCTGAACCCAAATAactttcctcttcttcctcctctgaaGTAAACAGTCATCATTTCTGAACAATTgtgtagaaataaaaaaacagcccaTAAATAGGCTAGAAATGGACCTGGCTGAAACACATTTCCCCGTCAACGTGATCATCAGGGGAGACGAAGCCGCAAACATTTCAGTCCAGGTTTAAACTTTATCCATGAGAAAATCTGAATCCGACACACAGAAAACAAAGGAGTTAATAGAGATTTTTCtacagaaaaggaggaaaacgGCTCCAGTGAGGAAGTGGAGGACCAGGTTTTtacggttgttttttttttagggtggAGTTTAATTATCAGTAAAGTGAAAGTGCAGCGGGTTTGAGGTGAAACAACACGTCATCGTTGATGAATGTTGGCAAAATAAAGACTggttctctgcccagacaaacATTAACAGTGAGAAGCTCAACAATGTTTACTAGAATGAATACTCCTCCTCAAAAACATTGATGCTTCCTCTGTTTCATCATCATCCTGCATCCAGACCCTCAT
Coding sequences:
- the LOC133452270 gene encoding transmembrane protein 26-like encodes the protein MFFRVIFSVVTRLLFLLVSFIGVIRVVKVKNDGRFWFLLFLLLPLVLEMIVSLRTKRRCGCRWFSPAIFMFLISFIPTIWILELHHQENQSTEAKCNKLNSTESYGNVLKQLINSTLDNRILKDPLTSVCPNDWILALHQVLIVLLIVGKWLLPAGGNLTRDQLSQLLLIFVGTGADILEFTTETLTDIGESSPVMVYIILVVWTWSMLQFPLNLSVMDGSTGDLSDPTSHLSFHRSDLWSSVESLFIQDGPFLVVRLTVMTCFSVVHQMLIFFTIKNALVVVLNIYRLFILFCDGKPPPQPQDQDLTLTPIPNPNTNPPEHLLTLHSLL